The region ATGCCGTCGAAATCGCGACCGAGATCGGCCAGTTCATCGTTGCGCTTGCCCATTTTCGGCGCCAGTCTGTCGTTCAGGTTGCCGGACGAGGCGCGTGCGAAGGCCGACTTGAGCAGGCGGATCGGCTGCGAGAAATACCAGGCCAGCAGCATGGCGAAGAACAGGCTGGCGACGGTCGCCACCAGCATCGGCATCATCGGGAAAAAGAACGGCGGTGGCGATTGCATGCGGCGCGAGCCGCGCTCTTCGTGCGGCGGGCCGCCGTATTCCGGATCGGCGGACGAAGGCAGGAACAGCAGATAGGTATGGCCGTCGGCGGCTTTGACTTCCTCGACCACACGGCGGCGGGTCTCGGTGCCGAGCAGGGTGCGTGCTTCTTCGATCAGGCGCGGATGGACTTCGCGGCCGAGCAGTTCATGCTGTTCTTCATCGACGGCATAGACATGATGGCGGTCGGCGTTGAGCACCAGTTTGCGCAATGCTTCGGTGCCGCCGTACTGCAGCGTGGCGGCGGCGGAGCGGATCATGAAGGCGGCGGGAGGGCTCTGGTCGAGGTCGCTGGTGCGGCGGTCGCGTTCGCGATTCTCCAGCGAAAACATGATGCCGACGCCGATCGTCGCCGTCAGCTGCGCCACCATGATGAAGAAAAAGAACTTCCAGAACAGCCGTCCCACCGCTATTCCTTGATGAACTGATACCCCAGGCGGTAAACAGTCTGGATGCAGGATTTGTCGCTGCCGAGGGTGGCGATTTTCTGGCGGATGCTGCTCAGGTGGACGTCGATGTTGCGGTCGAAGCGCGCCAGCGGACGGCCCAGGCCTTGTTCCGATAGATGTTGCTTGCTGACCGGTTTGCCGGCATTGCGGGCCAGCACTTCAAGCAGATTGAATTCACTGCTGGTCAGTTCCAGCGGCCGCCCGGACCAGGTGGCGCGGCGCTGCTCGGGCCACATCGACAGCGCGCCCACAGCCAGCGGCGAGTAGGGACTGTGGCCGGGATTGTCGATGACGGTGCGGCGCAATATGGCGCGCACGCGGGCGGTCAGCTCGCGCGGCGTGCACGGCTTGGGCACGTAATCGTCGGCGCCCAGTTCGAGGCCGATGATGCGATCGGTGTCGTCGCCCTTGGCGGTTAGCATGAGCACGGGAAGATTGCTCTTGGCGCGGATGCGGCGCAGGGTTTCCAGACCGTTCAGGCGCGGCATCATGACGTCCAGGACGACGATGGCGTACTGGCCGGAGAGGGCCTCGATGACGCCGCTTTCGCCGTCGTAGGCAACGTGTACTTCAAATTTTTCCTGCTCGAGATATTCCTTGAGCATGTCAACGAGTTCAATGTCGTCGTCTATCAGCAATACTTTGGACATCGTCGCCGGTTTCACTTTCTTTGATTTGCGGATGCTTCGGATTGCGCAATCATATGCGCAAAAGACCGCGGCACGGTACTACGGTAACGGCTGGCGCCGGTATCTTTACAATCTTTTACCCTGCTTTTTCCCGGACGCAATAGCAGGCCAGACAAGGAAAATTGCCGTTTTGAAAATGCACGGCCAGTCACAGCCTTGCAGGAAGAGGGAGATGGGATGCCGACCGGAATTTACCCGGTTTTACATGCGGACGGCGGCTTTTGCATCGGGCTATGGCCGATACTGCGGCCTTGTTGATACATGCCGCCAACACTTTCACGGTTTTTGTTGCCGGGTGAAAATGACGGTAAATAACAGGCCGCATCGCGCGGGGAGATAATGTGCGCGACATAGATGAGACGGACTTGAACCATGTTGCATGAAAAGCTTTTGCAAGACCCCGGTCACCTGCAGGAACTGATGACGCTGTTGACGCAGAGCATCGCCGCCGACCTGGCCGGACGGCCGGATGAAGCGCTCGATATCATCGGACAGGCGATCGCGCTGGACCCTGCCTTCATGCCGGCGCTGATGCGTCGCGCCGACCTGTTGATGGCGCAGGAGCGCTACGCCGAAGCGATCGCCGCCTACGACGATTGCCTGCAGCGCTTTCCGACGCTGGAAGAAGCCGGACAGTCGCGCCATCGCGCCATGATCCTGGCGCTGGATCACTGCCAGATCATGCTGGAGGAGCGGCCGCATGAAGCCGGTCTGCTGTGCGAGCAGGCAGCGTTGCTGGAGCGGCTCGGACGCTTCGATGAGGCGCTGGCCAGCCTGGACCGCGCGTTGGAATATGCGCCGACGCACCAGCAGGCGCTGAATCAACGCGGCAATGTGCTGCTGCACCTCAATCGCCACGAAGAAGCCGTACTGTGCTACGACCGCATCCTGGCGCAATCGGCTGCCGATGCCGCGGCGATTTTCAATCGCGGCAACGTGCTGCAAAAAATGAATTGCATCAACCAGGCGCTGTGGTGTTACGAGCAAGCGCTCACCCTGCAACCGAACTTCCCTGAAGCGGAGATGGCGCAGAGCCATTGCCTGCTGCTGCAAGGCGACTTCGCCGGCGGCTGGCAGCATCACGAAGCACGCTGGCGCACGACACAGCTGCGCGGGCAAGGCCTGTTCCCGCATGAGCCGGCCTGGCTGGGCGAGCCGCCGCTGGCAGGGCGCAGCATCCTGTTATGGGCCGAGCAGGGACTGGGCGACACGATCCAGTTCGCGCGCTACATTCCCCTGATTGCCGACATGGCGGCGCAGGTGACGGTGTGCGTGCCGGAGACCTTGCGACGGTTGCTCGCTTCGCTGACCGCCTTGCCCAATGTCACGCTGGTCAGCAACGACAAGGCGCTGACGCCGCACGATTTCCATTGTCCGCTGATGAGTTTGCCGCTGGCGCTGAGCTGGACGCTGGCAACGATTCCGGCAGGGGTGCCGTATCTGCACGCGGACGCCGAACTCAAGCAGCAATGGTCGGCCGTGCTGGGACCGGCGCCGCGCTTGCGGGTCGGACTGGCCTGGGCCGGGCGGCAACACGGCGAGCTCAATCACACGCGCGACATCCCCTTGAGTCATCTGCGCCCGCTGGCGGAGGTCGAGGTGGAATTGGTGAGCCTGCAGCAGCAGATTCCCGCCGGCGACCAGGCCGAACTGGCGCAGTGGCAACGCATGCACCGGCTGGAAGCGGCCATGACCGACATGGCGGAGACCGCAGCGCTGATCGATAACCTTGATCTGGTGATCAGCGCGGATACGGCCGTGATCCATCTGGCCGGCGCGCTGGGTAAACCGGCCTGGCTGCTGCTGCGCTATGAAAGTGAATGGCGCTGGGGCTGGCAGACCGGCAGCTCGCGCTGGTATCCGACGGTGAAGGTATTCCGCCAGCAGCATCGCGGCGATTGGTCGGGCGTGGTGGAAGAAGTGGCGGAGTGTCTGCGGCTGGCGGCGGACAGGTAGGAAGCTCCTGGAACCCGGTCTCGCGACGGACCGGAAACAGGTTCTTAACGGCGGTGGGTTTTCATGGCAGCCTGGATCTCACGCTGGCTGTCGCGTTGCTTCTCGGTCTCGCGCTTGTCGTGCTGTTTCTTGCCCTTGGCCAGGCCGATTTCGCATTTGATGCGGCCTTTGCTGAAATGCAGGTTCAGCGGCATCAGCGTGTAACCCGAACGCTCCACCTTGCCGATCAGCTTGTCGATCTCGGAGGCGTTGAGCAGCAGCTTGCGGGTGCGCGTGGTTTCAGGATGGACGTGCGTGGACGTGCTGGTCAGGGCGCTGATGTGCGCACCGAACAAAAAGATCTCGCCGTTGCGGATCGTGACGTAGGCTTCCTTGATCTGCGCCTTGCCGGCTCGGATGGCCTTGACTTCCCATCCTTCCAGGACGATCCCGGCTTCGAAGCGCTCCTCGACGAAGTAATCGAAAAATGCTTTTTTATTATCAACAATACTCATCTGGTCGGAAAATCCGTGGTCTCGGTTAAAATTTCAACTTTGCGATTTTATCAAACGGACCACCTTTCATGGCAGTCGTACATAAAACAGTCCTGATCAATTACAGCGCGGAGCAGATGTTCAAGCTGGTCGACCGCGTCGAAGACTATCCCGAATTCCTGCCCTGGTGCGGCGGCGTCGAGGTCGACGAGCGCCAAGGCGACAAGCTCAAGGCCAAGCTGAAGATCAATTATCACGGCCTCAAGCAATCCTTCACCACCGAAAACACCAACACGCCGCCGAGCAGCATGACCATGCATCTGGTGGAGGGGCCGTTCAAGCATTTCGAAGCCCGCTGGAACTTCAAGGCGCTGCGCGAGGATGCCTGCAAGATCGAATTCGACATGCAGTACGAATTCTCGAGCCGCATCCTGGAATCGGTGATCGGGCCCGTGTTCAGCATGATTGCCAACAGTTTCGTCGACTCTTTCTGCAAGCGTGCAGAACAGATATATGGCTGAAACGGCGCAATTGCAAGTCGAGATCTGCTATGCCGCGCCGGACTTGCAGATCCGCAAGCCGGTGCGCGTCGACGCTGGCGCCACCGTGCAGCATGCCATCATGCAAAGTGGCGTAATGCGCGAGTGTACAGCAATCGACCTGACGGTCTGCCGCGTTGGCATCTACGGCAAGCTCAAGACGCTCGACACGGTGCTGCGCGACCAGGACCGGATAGAAATCTACCGTCCGCTTATCGCCGACCCCATGGATTCGCGCCGCCGCCGGGTGGCGAAGAAGCGCTGAAGCAGCCCGACGCAGGGCGGTGCGGCAAATATGCTGCACATTTCACGGAAAAATCAAGGTCGGCGCGACGAGTGCAAAAGTTTTCTGTATAATTCGCTTTTGCGCCTATAGGAAATGCTATGCGTCTTCTCCAAAAAGCACTCACATTCGATGACGTGCTCCTCGTTCCGGCCTACTCGGACATCCTCCCTAAAGATACTTCCCTTGCCACGCGTCTGACACGCAACATTCGCCTGAACATTCCGCTTATTTCCGCGGCAATGGACACCGTGACTGAAGCACGTCTGGCTATTGCCATTGCGCAAGAGGGCGGCATCGGCATTGTCCACAAGAACCTCACACCGAAGGAACAGGCGCGCGAAGTTTCCAAGGTCAAGCGTTTTGAATCCGGCGTGGTGCGCGATCCGATCACGATCCCGCCCACCATGAAGATCCGCGAAGTCATCGCCCTGTCCGAATTGCACGGCATCAGCGGCTTTCCGGTGGTCGAGGGCAGCAGCCTGGTCGGCGTGATCACCAACCGCGACCTGCGTTTTGAAGAAGACCTCGACGCCGAAGTCCGCGCCAAGATGACGCCACGCGACAAACTGGTCTACGTCAAGGACGGCGCCGGCCTGGAAGAAGCCAAGCGCCTGATGAACAAGCACCGTCTCGAGCGTGTGATGGTCATCAACGACAACTTCGAATTGCGCGGCCTGATCACCGTCAAGGATATTCAAAAATCTACCGCTCACCCGTTTGCCAGTAAGGACGATCAAGGCAAATTGCGCGTCGGCGCGGCCGTCGGCGTCGGTCCTGACAATGACGAGCGCATCGAACTGCTGGTTGCCGCAGGCGTTGACGTGCTGGTGGTCGACACCGCCCACGGCCACTCGGCGGGCGTGCTCAACCGCGTCAAGTGGGTCAAGACCCGCTACCCGCATGTGGAAGTGATCGGCGGCAACATCGCTACCGGCGCAGCAGCCAAGGCGCTGGTCGAACACGGTGCGGATGCGGTCAAGGTAGGTATCGGCCCAGGCTCGATCTGCACCACCCGTATCGTTGCAGGCGTCGGCGTGCCGCAAATCTCGGCCATTGCCAACGTCGCCAAGGCGCTCGAAGGCACCGGCGTGCCGGTCATCGCCGACGGCGGCATCCGCTTCTCCGGCGATGTCTCCAAGGCGTTGGCGGCAGGCGCTTCCAGCGTGATGATGGGAAGCATGTTCGCCGGCACCGAAGAAGCGCCGGGCGAAGTGATCCTGTTCCAGGGCCGCAGCTACAAGTCGTATCGCGGCATGGGCAGCGTCGGCGCCATGACCGACGGTTCGGCTGACCGCTATTTCCAGGACGGCGAAAACAACGCGGAGAAACTGGTGCCGGAAGGCATCGAAGGCCGAGTCGCCTACAAGGGCAGCGTGCTGGCGATCCTGTATCAACTGGTTGGCGGCGTGCGTTCCTCGATGGGCTATTGCGGTTGCGCCACCATCGATGAATTCCGCGAAAAAGCCGAGTTCGTCGAGATCACTTCGGCGGGCATGCGCGAGTCGCATGTCCACGATGTGCAGATCACCAAGGAAGCTCCTAACTACCGCGCCGACTAAGCAAGGTAAGGATAGAGACAAAAAGGCCGCGCTCCTTTTCGAGTTGCGGCCTTTTGACTTATTTTTGCCGCTGAAATAATTTCAAACTTGCCTACCATCACAGCCATGCATTCAAAAATTCTGATCATCGATTTCGGTTCCCAGGTCACTCAGCTGATCGCTCGCCGCGTGCGCGAAGCCGGCGTGTTTTCCGAAGTTTTTCCCCACGACGTGAGCGACGAATTCGTGCGCAACTACGGCGCCTCCGGCGTGATCCTGTCGGGCGGCCCGAATAGCGTGACCGAAGGCGATACGCCGCGCGCGCCGTTTGCGGTGTTTGAGCTGGGCGTGCCGGTGCTGGGCATCTGCTACGGCATGCAAACCATGGCAGAGCAACTTGGCGGCAAGGTGGAAAACGGTACGTTGCGCGAATTCGGTTACGCCGAAGTGCGCGCGCATGGTCACACCGCGCTGCTGAAGGATATCGCCGACTTCACCACGGCCGACGGCCATGGCATGCTGAAGGTCTGGATGAGCCATGGTGACAAGGTCAACGAAATGCCGCACGGCTTCAAGCTGATGGCCTCGACCGGCAACTGTCCGGTGGCCGGCATGGCCGACGAAGAGCGCCGCTTCTACGCGGTGCAGTTCCATCCCGAAGTCACGCACACGCTGCAAGGCAAGGCCTTGCTGGGCCGTTTCGTGCACGACATCTGCGGTTGCAAATCGGACTGGAACATGCCCGACTACATCGCCGAAGCGGTCGCGTCGATCCGCCAGCAAGTGGGCGACGATGAAGTGATCCTCGGCCTGTCCGGCGGCGTCGACAGCAGCGTAGCGGCAGCGCTGATCCATCGCGCCATCGGCGACAAGCTGACCTGCGTATTCGTCGACCACGGCCTGCTGCGCCTGGATGAAGGCAAGATGGTCATGGAGATGTTCGGCAAGAACCTCGGCGTCAAGGTCATCCACGTTGATGCCACCGATCAGTTCATGGGCCACCTGGCCGGCGTGACCGATCCGGAAGCCAAGCGCAAGATCATCGGCCGCGAATTCGTCGAAGTGTTCCAGGCCGAATCAGGCAAGCTGAAGAACGCCAAATGGCTGGCGCAAGGCACGATCTATCCGGACGTCATCGAAAGCGCCGGCAAGGGCAAGAAGGGCGCTCACACCATCAAGAGCCACCACAACGTCGGCGGCCTGCCGGAAACATTGAATCTGAAGCTGCTGGAGCCGCTGCGCGAACTGTTCAAGGACGAAGTGCGCGAACTGGGCGCGGCGCTCGGCCTGCCGCACGAGATGGTGTACCGCCATCCATTCCCGGGCCCGGGCCTGGGTGTGCGCATCCTCGGCGAAGTGAAGAAGGAATTCGCCGATCTGCTGCGCCGCGCCGATGCAATTTTCATCGAAGAACTGCGCAACACCAAGGATGCAGACGGCCGGAGCTGGTACGAAAAGACCAGCCAGGCGTTCGCCGTGTTCCTGCCGGTGAAATCGGTGGGCGTGATGGGCGATGGCCGCACCTACGAGTACGTAGTGGCGCTCCGCGCCGTGCAGACGCAGGACTTCATGACCGCACACTGGGCGCATCTGCCGCACGAGTTGCTGGGCCACGTGTCCAACCGCATCATCAACGAAGTGCGCGGCATCAACCGCGTGGTCTACGACATCTCGGGCAAGCCGCCTGCCACAATTGAGTGGGAATAAAATTTCTCGGGAAATTTTGTTCAGTAGTTGATTGACTATCAAAGCCCTGTTCCGACAGGGCTTTATCTTTCGGGTATCGGCGTGGCGGCGGAGAATGGCAGCCACATCATTTTCAGCATCATTTTTAGAGCTCTCCCATGGAAATCAAGGTCAACTTCCTCGACAAGCTGCGTCTCGAAGCCAAGTTCGACGACTTCACGGTCATCGCCGACCAGCCCATCCGCTACAAGGGCGACGGCTCTGCGCCTGGTCCCTTCGACTACTTCTTGGCGTCGTCGGCCTTGTGCGCAGCTTACTTCGTGAAGTTGTACTGCAACACGCGCAACATCTCCACCGAGAATATCCGCCTGTCGCAGAACAATATTGTCGATCCGGAAAATCGTTACAAGCAGATCTTCAAGATCCAGGTGGAGTTGCCCGCAGATATCGAGGAAGCGGACCGTCGCGGCATCCTGCGATCGATCGAGCGCTGTACGGTGAAGAAGGTGGTGCAGGAAGGTCCCGACTTCGTCATCGAAGAAGTCGAAAGCCTGGATGCCGATGCGCAATCCTTGCTGACCGTGAAGCCGGCCGCTGATGCCAGCACCTTTATCTTGGGCAAGGATCTGCCGCTGGAGCAGACCATCGCCAATATGTCGGGCCTTCTGGCCGGGTTGGGCATCAAGATCGAAATCGCGTCGTGGCGCAATATCATTCCCAATGTGTGGTCGTTGCATATCCGTGATGCGCATTCGCCGATGTGTTTCACCAACGGCAAGGGCGCGACCAAGGAAAGCGCGCTGGCTTCGGCGCTGGGCGAATACATCGAGCGGCTCAGCAACAACCATTTCTATGCCGGCGCATTCTGGGGCGAAGACATCGCCGACGCGGCGTTCGTGCACTATCCGAACGAGCGCTGGTTCAAGCCAGGGCGCAAGGATGCGCTGCCGAAAGAAATTCTGGATGACTATTGCCTGGATATCTACAACCCCGACGGCGAGTTGCGCGGCTCGCATCTGATCGACACCAACTCCGGCAATGTGGAACGCGGCATCTGCTCGCTGCCGTATGTGCGGCAGTCGGATGGCAAGGTGGTGTATTTTCCGTCCAACCTGATCGAAAACCTGTTCGTCAGCAACGGCATGAGCGCCGGCAATACGCTGGCTGAAGCGCAGGTGCAGTGCCTGTCCGAGATTTTCGAACGCGCGGTCAAGCGCGAAATCCTGGAGGGTGAAATCGCCTTGCCGGATGTGCCGCAGGAGGTGCTGGCGAAATATCCCGGCATCCTGGCCGGGATCAAGGGCCTGGAGGAGCAGGGCTTTCCGGTGCTGGTGAAGGATGCGTCGCTCGGCGGGACTTACCCGGTGATGTGCGTCACCCTGATGAATCCCCGCACCGGCGGCGTCTTCGCCTCGTTCGGCGCTCACCCGAGCTTCGAAGTGGCGCTGGAACGCAGCCTGACCGAGTTGCTTCAGGGACGCAGTTTCGAAGGCCTGAATGATTTGCCTCAGCCGACCTTCGAGAGTAACGCGGTAACTGAGCCGAACAATTTTGTGGAGCACTTCATCGACTCCAGCGGCATCGTGTCGTGGCGCTTTTTCAGCGCCAAAGCGGATTTTGAATTCGTCGAGTGGGATTTTTCCAGTCATGGCGAAAACGCTAATGCCGAAGAAGCCGCGACCTTGTTTGGCATTCTCAAGGACATGGGCAAAGAGACCTATGTGGCGGTATATGACCAGCTGGGCGCCGTGGCTTGCCGAATCCTGGTGCCCGGTTATTCCGAGGTGTATCCGGTCGAGGATCTGATCTGGGACAACACCAACAAGGCGCTGTTGTTTCGCGCCGATGTATTGAACCTGCATCGCCTGGATGATGCCGCCCTGGAAGCGCTGCTTGAGCGCCTGGAAAACAGCGAACTCGATGAGTATTCCGATATCGCGACGCTGATCGGTATCGAATTTGACGAGAACACGGTCTGGGGGCAATTGACGGTCCTCGAGCTGAAGCTGCTGATCCAGCTCGCCCTGCAGCAATTCGAGGAGGCGCAGGAGCTGGTGGGCGCCTTCCTGCAATACAACGACAACACGGTCGAACGCGGCTTGTTCTACCAGGCCCTGAAGGTGGTGCTGGAAGTGATGCTCGATGACGAGCTGGAGCTGGACGACTATGCGGTCAACTTCCGCCGCATGTTCGGCGACGCCCGCATGGATACGGTAATGGGTTCGGTCGACGGCAGTGTGCGTTTCTTCGGACTGACGCCGACGAGCATGCAACTGGAAGGTCTCGACAGGCACCATCGCCTGATCGACAGCTACCGGAAATTGCACAAGGCG is a window of Herbaspirillum hiltneri N3 DNA encoding:
- a CDS encoding response regulator transcription factor encodes the protein MSKVLLIDDDIELVDMLKEYLEQEKFEVHVAYDGESGVIEALSGQYAIVVLDVMMPRLNGLETLRRIRAKSNLPVLMLTAKGDDTDRIIGLELGADDYVPKPCTPRELTARVRAILRRTVIDNPGHSPYSPLAVGALSMWPEQRRATWSGRPLELTSSEFNLLEVLARNAGKPVSKQHLSEQGLGRPLARFDRNIDVHLSSIRQKIATLGSDKSCIQTVYRLGYQFIKE
- a CDS encoding tetratricopeptide repeat protein; translated protein: MLHEKLLQDPGHLQELMTLLTQSIAADLAGRPDEALDIIGQAIALDPAFMPALMRRADLLMAQERYAEAIAAYDDCLQRFPTLEEAGQSRHRAMILALDHCQIMLEERPHEAGLLCEQAALLERLGRFDEALASLDRALEYAPTHQQALNQRGNVLLHLNRHEEAVLCYDRILAQSAADAAAIFNRGNVLQKMNCINQALWCYEQALTLQPNFPEAEMAQSHCLLLQGDFAGGWQHHEARWRTTQLRGQGLFPHEPAWLGEPPLAGRSILLWAEQGLGDTIQFARYIPLIADMAAQVTVCVPETLRRLLASLTALPNVTLVSNDKALTPHDFHCPLMSLPLALSWTLATIPAGVPYLHADAELKQQWSAVLGPAPRLRVGLAWAGRQHGELNHTRDIPLSHLRPLAEVEVELVSLQQQIPAGDQAELAQWQRMHRLEAAMTDMAETAALIDNLDLVISADTAVIHLAGALGKPAWLLLRYESEWRWGWQTGSSRWYPTVKVFRQQHRGDWSGVVEEVAECLRLAADR
- the smpB gene encoding SsrA-binding protein SmpB; this translates as MSIVDNKKAFFDYFVEERFEAGIVLEGWEVKAIRAGKAQIKEAYVTIRNGEIFLFGAHISALTSTSTHVHPETTRTRKLLLNASEIDKLIGKVERSGYTLMPLNLHFSKGRIKCEIGLAKGKKQHDKRETEKQRDSQREIQAAMKTHRR
- a CDS encoding type II toxin-antitoxin system RatA family toxin, with product MAVVHKTVLINYSAEQMFKLVDRVEDYPEFLPWCGGVEVDERQGDKLKAKLKINYHGLKQSFTTENTNTPPSSMTMHLVEGPFKHFEARWNFKALREDACKIEFDMQYEFSSRILESVIGPVFSMIANSFVDSFCKRAEQIYG
- a CDS encoding RnfH family protein; amino-acid sequence: MAETAQLQVEICYAAPDLQIRKPVRVDAGATVQHAIMQSGVMRECTAIDLTVCRVGIYGKLKTLDTVLRDQDRIEIYRPLIADPMDSRRRRVAKKR
- the guaB gene encoding IMP dehydrogenase, yielding MRLLQKALTFDDVLLVPAYSDILPKDTSLATRLTRNIRLNIPLISAAMDTVTEARLAIAIAQEGGIGIVHKNLTPKEQAREVSKVKRFESGVVRDPITIPPTMKIREVIALSELHGISGFPVVEGSSLVGVITNRDLRFEEDLDAEVRAKMTPRDKLVYVKDGAGLEEAKRLMNKHRLERVMVINDNFELRGLITVKDIQKSTAHPFASKDDQGKLRVGAAVGVGPDNDERIELLVAAGVDVLVVDTAHGHSAGVLNRVKWVKTRYPHVEVIGGNIATGAAAKALVEHGADAVKVGIGPGSICTTRIVAGVGVPQISAIANVAKALEGTGVPVIADGGIRFSGDVSKALAAGASSVMMGSMFAGTEEAPGEVILFQGRSYKSYRGMGSVGAMTDGSADRYFQDGENNAEKLVPEGIEGRVAYKGSVLAILYQLVGGVRSSMGYCGCATIDEFREKAEFVEITSAGMRESHVHDVQITKEAPNYRAD
- the guaA gene encoding glutamine-hydrolyzing GMP synthase — protein: MHSKILIIDFGSQVTQLIARRVREAGVFSEVFPHDVSDEFVRNYGASGVILSGGPNSVTEGDTPRAPFAVFELGVPVLGICYGMQTMAEQLGGKVENGTLREFGYAEVRAHGHTALLKDIADFTTADGHGMLKVWMSHGDKVNEMPHGFKLMASTGNCPVAGMADEERRFYAVQFHPEVTHTLQGKALLGRFVHDICGCKSDWNMPDYIAEAVASIRQQVGDDEVILGLSGGVDSSVAAALIHRAIGDKLTCVFVDHGLLRLDEGKMVMEMFGKNLGVKVIHVDATDQFMGHLAGVTDPEAKRKIIGREFVEVFQAESGKLKNAKWLAQGTIYPDVIESAGKGKKGAHTIKSHHNVGGLPETLNLKLLEPLRELFKDEVRELGAALGLPHEMVYRHPFPGPGLGVRILGEVKKEFADLLRRADAIFIEELRNTKDADGRSWYEKTSQAFAVFLPVKSVGVMGDGRTYEYVVALRAVQTQDFMTAHWAHLPHELLGHVSNRIINEVRGINRVVYDISGKPPATIEWE
- a CDS encoding OsmC domain/YcaO domain-containing protein, which codes for MEIKVNFLDKLRLEAKFDDFTVIADQPIRYKGDGSAPGPFDYFLASSALCAAYFVKLYCNTRNISTENIRLSQNNIVDPENRYKQIFKIQVELPADIEEADRRGILRSIERCTVKKVVQEGPDFVIEEVESLDADAQSLLTVKPAADASTFILGKDLPLEQTIANMSGLLAGLGIKIEIASWRNIIPNVWSLHIRDAHSPMCFTNGKGATKESALASALGEYIERLSNNHFYAGAFWGEDIADAAFVHYPNERWFKPGRKDALPKEILDDYCLDIYNPDGELRGSHLIDTNSGNVERGICSLPYVRQSDGKVVYFPSNLIENLFVSNGMSAGNTLAEAQVQCLSEIFERAVKREILEGEIALPDVPQEVLAKYPGILAGIKGLEEQGFPVLVKDASLGGTYPVMCVTLMNPRTGGVFASFGAHPSFEVALERSLTELLQGRSFEGLNDLPQPTFESNAVTEPNNFVEHFIDSSGIVSWRFFSAKADFEFVEWDFSSHGENANAEEAATLFGILKDMGKETYVAVYDQLGAVACRILVPGYSEVYPVEDLIWDNTNKALLFRADVLNLHRLDDAALEALLERLENSELDEYSDIATLIGIEFDENTVWGQLTVLELKLLIQLALQQFEEAQELVGAFLQYNDNTVERGLFYQALKVVLEVMLDDELELDDYAVNFRRMFGDARMDTVMGSVDGSVRFFGLTPTSMQLEGLDRHHRLIDSYRKLHKARANAAAAG